The stretch of DNA ATGGCGTCAGGCGCTCCCAGTCGAGCGCTGGCACGGCTGCCGCCAGCACCTCGATCAGGCCGCGGCGCTGGCCCAGCGCCGGGTCCATCGACAGCTCCACCTCGGTAATGGCCGTGCGGGCGGCGATGGCATCGGCCCGCGCCTGAGCGAACAGCTGCCGCGTGTCGTCCTTGCGGGCACGCTTGTGCATGCGTCCCAGCGTCTCCACCAGGGCATGCGCGTCGCGCAGTCCGGACAAACCGGTGTTCAGGTGCTTGATCTCGCGATCGATCAAGGTGACACCCGGGCCGAGAATGCCGTCGCCCAGTGCCAGTGTCGCGCGCACGCGGCGCAGGCCCTTGCGGGCGCGGTGGATGCCTTCGTGGATATCGTCGCCGGCCTGGCCCAGTGCCTCCACGGCGGCTTCCAGTTCGGCCAGCGCGTAGTCGCGCAGGGCCGGTCCCGGCGAGGGCATCGGCAACACGGGAGCCGCGGCGACCTTGAGGTCGACGGCAATGCTGGACGGATCCGCGCTCGTGCCCATGACGACCTTGACCCTCGCTGC from Lysobacter arenosi encodes:
- a CDS encoding CHAD domain-containing protein translates to MGTSADPSSIAVDLKVAAAPVLPMPSPGPALRDYALAELEAAVEALGQAGDDIHEGIHRARKGLRRVRATLALGDGILGPGVTLIDREIKHLNTGLSGLRDAHALVETLGRMHKRARKDDTRQLFAQARADAIAARTAITEVELSMDPALGQRRGLIEVLAAAVPALDWERLTPSASRMALADSDDRSQEARDIALRTGRDNDWHRWRRRARRASQQRRALEAVGVNVPASGPEVFDKRTTERLGEAQDLTLLLDHCGKGSPFSKEHRRALRAYAEPALARLRKRISTVRR